Proteins co-encoded in one Bacillus sp. FSL H8-0547 genomic window:
- the panD gene encoding aspartate 1-decarboxylase, protein MFRTMMKGKIHRARVTEANLNYVGSITIDEDLLDAVDMLPNEKVQIVNNNNGARFETYIIPGKRGSGTVCLNGAAARLVQEGDVVIILTYAMMSEEEVRTHKPKVAIMNENNEIVEMLGQEPASTIM, encoded by the coding sequence ATGTTCCGCACCATGATGAAGGGAAAAATACACCGTGCAAGGGTGACAGAAGCCAATTTGAATTATGTAGGCAGCATTACGATCGATGAAGATCTGCTCGATGCAGTGGATATGCTTCCAAATGAGAAAGTCCAAATTGTAAATAACAATAATGGAGCCCGCTTTGAAACCTACATCATACCCGGGAAAAGAGGTTCCGGCACAGTTTGTCTGAACGGCGCTGCAGCGAGACTTGTTCAAGAAGGTGATGTTGTGATTATTTTAACTTATGCCATGATGTCAGAAGAAGAAGTCCGCACACACAAGCCGAAGGTTGCCATCATGAATGAAAACAATGAAATCGTGGAGATGCTGGGCCAGGAGCCGGCCTCAACCATCATGTAA
- the panB gene encoding 3-methyl-2-oxobutanoate hydroxymethyltransferase, whose amino-acid sequence MKTRLDFVKMKQGNEPIVMLTAYDYPSARLAEESGVDMILVGDSLGMVVLGYDSTVPVTVADMIHHTKAVKRGAPSTFIVTDMPFMSYHVSKEQTLKYAAEIMQQSGAHALKLEGADGVLQNIEALTCAGVPVVAHLGLTPQSVGVLGGYKVQAKDAESAKKLMHDAKQCEEAGAIALVLECVPRQLASEISNTLSIPVIGIGAGASTDGQVLVYHDVLGYGVDRVPKFVKQYTSAGSEMKSALTAYVQEVKKREFPEEKHTFTMKDEELQALYGGTAAK is encoded by the coding sequence ATGAAAACGAGACTTGATTTTGTCAAAATGAAGCAGGGAAATGAACCGATCGTCATGCTCACTGCTTACGATTATCCTTCAGCCAGGCTTGCAGAAGAATCAGGTGTGGACATGATTTTAGTCGGTGACTCACTCGGCATGGTCGTGCTCGGATACGATTCAACTGTGCCTGTTACTGTCGCGGATATGATTCATCACACGAAAGCTGTCAAAAGAGGGGCGCCTTCCACGTTTATCGTGACTGACATGCCGTTTATGTCTTATCATGTCTCAAAAGAACAGACCCTTAAATATGCAGCGGAGATTATGCAGCAAAGCGGGGCACATGCTCTAAAGCTAGAAGGGGCAGATGGGGTGCTTCAAAATATTGAAGCGCTTACATGCGCGGGAGTGCCGGTGGTTGCCCATCTTGGCCTTACACCGCAGTCAGTAGGAGTGCTTGGAGGATATAAAGTTCAGGCAAAAGATGCAGAAAGTGCGAAAAAATTAATGCATGATGCAAAGCAGTGCGAGGAAGCGGGTGCGATTGCGCTTGTGCTTGAATGTGTACCGCGCCAGCTTGCATCAGAAATTTCAAATACATTATCCATTCCTGTCATCGGAATTGGGGCAGGAGCCTCAACCGACGGACAGGTCCTTGTCTACCACGATGTTCTTGGCTACGGTGTTGACCGGGTGCCAAAGTTTGTAAAACAGTACACTTCTGCCGGCAGCGAGATGAAGTCCGCTCTGACTGCTTATGTGCAGGAAGTGAAAAAGAGAGAATTTCCTGAAGAAAAACATACATTCACGATGAAAGACGAAGAACTTCAGGCGCTGTACGGGGGTACTGCTGCAAAATGA
- the dinG gene encoding ATP-dependent DNA helicase DinG, whose product MKQRFVVVDVETTGNSPKKGDRIIQLAAVVIEEGKIIDRFSSFVNPKKKIPSFIEQLTGITTEMVEHAPAFKEIADKVSSLLNDAYFVAHNVHFDLSFIQEELNRCGIQMFTGPILDTVELSRIVFPSADSYKLSELCRDLGIQHMNPHRADSDAEVTGELLIHILSRLSSLPSVTLHSLKRLSASFISDAEEMLEELQTMSELRLKEAGDIEVYRSVAVRKMADIEQNPDQSGTEKLPFNAFAEKLMNENGSVAAHFVQYEKRSEQVNMMKTIYKSFSSHQHSLIEAGTGTGKTLGYLVPAVYYAMTEKKRVLISTYTTALQQQVMEKEYPLLKQAAGVPFSMAVLKGKSHYLCLRKFEKYLHEEDMNYDNLLTKAQLLIWLTETETGDVDELNLPSGGKLLWQRLHYDPKLSGSPSNPWKERCFYTRAYKRANQADVIMTNHSLLLSAVSSSSDMLEGIEEVVIDEAHHFERTASEHLGKRIHYLTLQSLTNQLGNLYTDGLLRKTQQLSNKKKWSEPFLEIDTILKQLTEDNQLLFTTLHSYVLQNEKDSSSNRISCRFRHDEKKSRKWLAILELAARVKFQLHDVMSIMNKQKNVFSKLEEKEESFDLYEYWEVIDRFKAAYNSLDSLFFKDSPGEVKWIEIESRGARNAVSVYSQPVSVSDQLADGFFASMKSAVLTSATLTVNGTFDYMISELGLSDFYPSVHKIDSPFDYKKQAMLMIPTDFPSVQHVTLDEYTEAIAGRVSEIAKAASGKLLILFNAYDMLKKTQQLLKNDQSLDDFVIMGQGGGSITKLTKNFRQFEKAILLGTSTFWEGMDFPGDELTTLVIVRLPFSPPDDPRTAAKCEQLTKEGKNAFYHYSLPEAVLKFKQGFGRLIRTENDKGLLFVFDKRIIEAKYGRHFIDSLPDIEVAVEPMNRLHRKMADWKNSRT is encoded by the coding sequence ATGAAACAAAGATTTGTTGTAGTTGACGTGGAAACAACAGGTAATTCTCCGAAAAAGGGAGACCGGATTATACAGCTTGCTGCCGTTGTCATTGAAGAAGGAAAGATCATTGACCGCTTCTCAAGCTTTGTGAATCCGAAGAAAAAGATTCCCTCATTTATTGAACAGCTGACAGGCATTACGACAGAAATGGTGGAACATGCCCCTGCATTTAAAGAGATTGCAGATAAAGTGTCATCGCTTTTGAACGATGCTTATTTTGTTGCACATAATGTTCATTTTGATCTTTCTTTCATTCAGGAGGAATTGAACCGGTGCGGAATCCAAATGTTTACAGGGCCGATTTTAGATACAGTTGAGCTTTCCCGGATTGTTTTTCCGAGTGCTGACAGCTACAAGCTTTCCGAGCTGTGCCGAGACCTTGGGATCCAGCACATGAATCCGCACAGGGCGGACAGCGATGCTGAAGTAACGGGAGAACTGCTTATACATATTCTTTCCAGGCTTTCAAGCTTGCCGTCTGTTACTCTTCATTCCCTCAAAAGATTATCAGCATCTTTTATCAGCGATGCAGAGGAAATGCTTGAGGAGCTTCAAACAATGAGTGAGCTGAGGCTGAAAGAGGCGGGGGATATCGAGGTTTACCGGTCCGTTGCTGTCAGAAAAATGGCCGATATCGAGCAGAATCCGGATCAGTCCGGGACTGAAAAACTTCCTTTCAATGCGTTTGCAGAGAAGCTTATGAATGAAAATGGCTCTGTCGCAGCCCACTTTGTGCAATATGAAAAGCGCAGTGAACAGGTAAACATGATGAAAACGATTTATAAGTCATTTTCAAGCCATCAGCACAGTCTGATCGAAGCAGGGACAGGGACGGGGAAAACACTGGGCTATCTTGTTCCCGCTGTCTATTATGCTATGACTGAAAAGAAGAGGGTGCTCATCAGCACATATACGACAGCCCTTCAGCAGCAGGTGATGGAAAAAGAATATCCGCTTTTAAAACAGGCAGCCGGGGTGCCGTTTTCGATGGCTGTTCTTAAAGGGAAATCTCATTACCTTTGCTTAAGGAAATTTGAAAAGTACCTCCATGAAGAAGATATGAATTATGATAATCTTTTGACGAAAGCGCAGCTGCTTATTTGGCTGACCGAGACGGAAACAGGCGATGTGGATGAACTGAACCTGCCTTCAGGCGGGAAACTCCTATGGCAAAGGCTCCACTACGATCCTAAGCTGTCGGGTTCTCCCTCCAATCCTTGGAAGGAACGCTGTTTCTATACAAGAGCCTATAAGCGGGCAAATCAGGCTGATGTGATCATGACGAATCATTCGCTTTTGCTCTCAGCTGTTTCTTCTTCTTCAGACATGCTTGAAGGCATCGAGGAAGTCGTCATTGATGAGGCCCATCATTTTGAGCGGACAGCAAGTGAGCATTTAGGGAAAAGAATTCATTACCTGACTCTCCAATCCCTGACAAATCAGCTGGGCAACCTATACACAGACGGTCTGCTCCGCAAAACGCAGCAGCTTTCTAACAAAAAGAAATGGAGTGAACCATTTCTTGAAATCGACACGATTCTAAAGCAGCTGACAGAAGACAATCAGCTCCTGTTTACAACCCTTCACAGCTATGTGCTGCAGAATGAAAAGGACTCTTCATCAAACAGGATCTCCTGCCGCTTCAGGCATGATGAGAAAAAAAGCAGAAAGTGGCTGGCCATTTTAGAGCTTGCTGCCAGAGTGAAATTTCAGCTGCATGATGTGATGTCCATTATGAATAAACAGAAGAATGTTTTCAGCAAACTGGAAGAAAAAGAAGAATCGTTCGATCTTTATGAATACTGGGAAGTGATTGACCGGTTTAAGGCTGCATATAACAGCCTGGATTCCCTCTTCTTTAAGGACAGCCCGGGAGAAGTGAAGTGGATTGAGATTGAATCAAGGGGAGCGAGAAATGCAGTAAGTGTGTATTCACAGCCTGTTTCTGTGTCTGATCAGCTGGCTGACGGATTTTTTGCGAGTATGAAAAGCGCTGTTCTTACATCAGCCACTCTCACTGTAAACGGTACGTTTGATTATATGATTTCTGAGCTTGGGCTGAGTGATTTCTATCCTTCTGTCCACAAAATTGACTCACCTTTTGATTATAAGAAGCAGGCAATGCTGATGATTCCAACAGATTTCCCGTCTGTCCAGCATGTTACGCTTGATGAGTATACGGAAGCAATCGCCGGCAGGGTTTCTGAAATAGCCAAAGCGGCGTCAGGAAAGCTCCTTATCTTATTCAATGCCTATGATATGCTTAAAAAAACGCAGCAGCTGCTTAAAAATGATCAGAGCCTGGATGATTTTGTCATCATGGGGCAGGGGGGCGGCAGTATCACGAAGCTGACTAAAAACTTCCGTCAGTTTGAAAAGGCCATTCTTCTCGGAACCAGCACGTTTTGGGAAGGAATGGACTTTCCGGGCGATGAGCTGACAACGCTTGTGATTGTCAGGCTGCCGTTTTCTCCGCCTGATGATCCGAGAACAGCAGCCAAATGCGAACAGCTGACGAAAGAAGGAAAGAATGCCTTTTATCATTATTCGCTTCCGGAAGCGGTCCTGAAGTTTAAGCAGGGATTTGGACGCCTGATCCGGACAGAAAACGACAAAGGCCTTCTGTTTGTCTTTGACAAAAGAATTATTGAAGCCAAGTACGGCAGGCATTTCATTGATTCTTTGCCCGACATTGAAGTCGCAGTTGAGCCGATGAACCGTCTGCACAGAAAAATGGCAGACTGGAAAAACAGCAGAACGTAA
- a CDS encoding YpmA family protein — translation MESKIEILSTVTVEHSDDLYKIVDGLNRTLKRENLMFGLALDQEDKNKAVFTIYRT, via the coding sequence ATGGAAAGCAAGATTGAAATTCTGTCTACTGTAACCGTGGAGCATTCGGATGATCTCTATAAAATTGTCGACGGGCTGAACCGGACGCTGAAAAGAGAAAATCTGATGTTTGGGCTCGCTCTTGATCAGGAAGACAAAAATAAAGCTGTTTTCACGATATACAGAACGTAA
- a CDS encoding CCA tRNA nucleotidyltransferase, with translation MNREFQEALPVLSKLKKHGFEAYFVGGSVRDQLLGKPIKDVDIASSATPDQVQQLFHKTIDIGSEHGTVIVIENGIHYEITTFRTESAYEDNRRPSGVTFVSSLKEDLKRRDFTINAMAMDENGSIIDYFNGREDAEKKRISTVGSPAERFSEDALRMMRAVRFVSQLGFSLSGGTHDAIVSHISLLQHISAERKTAEFEKTMAGSGCSEGMRLIAETGMSDYLPGLKEKKQQILQAAELPFYCLSSNEERWTAFLDVIGINSIEAFLKKWKLSNRQIGSIRQNLLFLEERRQSDWPKVNLYRAGLQCALQTEAVFCLLSDLPFSESKIREIKERYHSLPVHSKRELAVNGNDLMAIEGRNPGPWLSEYMEKIELAVVNGQVENSKEAIKEMLKSCNLN, from the coding sequence GTGAATAGAGAATTTCAGGAGGCGCTTCCTGTTCTTTCAAAGCTGAAAAAACACGGCTTTGAGGCTTATTTTGTCGGTGGCTCTGTCCGCGACCAGCTCCTCGGCAAACCGATTAAAGATGTCGATATCGCCTCATCCGCGACACCGGATCAGGTACAGCAGCTCTTTCACAAAACTATTGATATCGGCTCAGAGCACGGCACGGTAATCGTGATTGAAAACGGGATTCACTACGAAATCACAACGTTCCGGACAGAATCGGCGTATGAAGATAACCGCAGGCCAAGCGGAGTGACGTTTGTTTCCTCATTAAAAGAAGATTTAAAACGCCGTGATTTTACGATCAATGCTATGGCGATGGACGAGAACGGCAGCATCATCGATTATTTTAACGGCAGGGAAGACGCTGAAAAAAAACGGATATCCACAGTGGGCAGTCCTGCCGAACGATTTTCAGAAGACGCGCTAAGGATGATGAGAGCTGTCCGCTTTGTCAGTCAGCTCGGATTTTCTCTAAGCGGAGGTACACATGATGCCATTGTCAGTCATATATCCCTGCTTCAGCATATATCGGCAGAACGCAAAACAGCCGAATTTGAAAAAACGATGGCAGGCTCTGGATGCAGCGAAGGCATGAGGCTGATTGCAGAGACGGGAATGAGTGACTACCTTCCTGGCTTAAAAGAAAAGAAGCAGCAGATTCTTCAAGCGGCCGAACTCCCTTTTTACTGCCTGAGTTCGAATGAAGAGCGCTGGACCGCCTTCCTGGACGTCATTGGAATAAACAGCATTGAAGCTTTTTTAAAAAAATGGAAGCTTTCCAACAGGCAAATTGGGTCCATCAGGCAGAATCTTCTCTTCTTGGAGGAGCGCAGGCAGTCTGACTGGCCAAAGGTTAATCTGTACAGGGCAGGCCTGCAGTGTGCGCTGCAGACGGAAGCTGTATTCTGTCTGCTGAGCGATCTGCCGTTCAGTGAATCAAAGATCCGCGAGATCAAAGAGCGTTATCATTCACTTCCTGTCCATTCAAAGAGGGAGCTTGCAGTGAACGGGAATGATTTGATGGCTATTGAAGGCCGGAATCCCGGACCGTGGCTGAGTGAGTATATGGAAAAAATAGAACTTGCCGTAGTTAATGGTCAGGTAGAAAACAGCAAGGAAGCGATTAAGGAGATGTTGAAATCGTGCAATCTGAATTAA
- a CDS encoding biotin--[acetyl-CoA-carboxylase] ligase: MQSELRTRLLQAFSEAEGEFLSGQKLSETLGCSRTAVWKHIEDLRSEGYQLEAVRKRGYRITRKPDKITGNEIQLGLKTEFMGRHIHFEEVVASTQKIAHTLAGDGALEGTLVVADQQTEGRGRLARAWYSPKQTGVWMSMILKPEIPINKTPQLTLLTAVALIQAIEDVTGLTPEIKWPNDILINGRKAVGILTELQAEADRVHSVIIGVGINVNHTKEQFPEELQHIATSLAEETGQQIDRAKLIQSVMIRFEKLYKSYLSHGFKPVKLLWESYAISLNKNLIARTLQGTLRGRAAGIDDEGVLLLETDEGKLEKIYSADIEIQS; the protein is encoded by the coding sequence GTGCAATCTGAATTAAGAACGCGATTGCTTCAGGCTTTTTCAGAAGCCGAGGGAGAATTTTTATCCGGACAGAAACTGAGTGAGACACTCGGATGCTCAAGAACGGCTGTCTGGAAGCATATTGAGGACTTGAGAAGCGAGGGATATCAGCTTGAAGCGGTCCGAAAACGCGGCTACAGAATTACCCGCAAGCCGGACAAAATTACCGGGAATGAAATACAGCTCGGGCTGAAAACGGAATTCATGGGCAGGCATATTCATTTCGAGGAAGTGGTGGCTTCTACACAAAAGATTGCCCATACTCTGGCAGGCGACGGCGCATTAGAAGGGACTCTTGTAGTAGCCGACCAGCAGACAGAAGGCAGGGGCCGGCTTGCTAGAGCGTGGTATTCCCCGAAACAGACCGGCGTTTGGATGAGCATGATTCTGAAGCCTGAAATTCCGATCAATAAAACCCCGCAGCTGACACTGCTGACGGCGGTTGCGCTGATTCAGGCCATTGAAGATGTCACGGGACTGACTCCTGAAATTAAATGGCCGAATGATATCCTTATTAATGGCAGAAAAGCCGTCGGAATATTGACAGAGCTGCAGGCTGAAGCTGACAGGGTCCATTCTGTCATTATCGGGGTCGGCATCAATGTGAATCATACAAAGGAGCAATTTCCGGAAGAACTTCAGCATATTGCTACATCTTTAGCTGAAGAGACAGGGCAGCAGATTGACAGGGCAAAGCTGATACAGTCTGTCATGATCCGCTTTGAAAAGCTGTATAAGAGCTATCTCTCGCACGGATTTAAACCTGTCAAGCTTCTTTGGGAAAGCTACGCCATCAGCCTGAATAAAAATTTGATTGCAAGAACTCTGCAGGGAACCCTGCGCGGCAGGGCTGCAGGAATCGATGATGAGGGCGTTCTTCTTCTTGAAACAGATGAAGGTAAGCTTGAAAAGATCTATTCTGCTGATATCGAAATCCAGTCATAA
- a CDS encoding DUF5590 domain-containing protein gives MGRKIAIASISAGILLLIAAAVFMNVYNTAMAQKKDGHAEAIQRAEQETELKKAESAETFNGLEQYIVITGSDESGKPVYVFVPSDKKKKPVLKLVSDGISEKEALEAVRSEQNPQKLISVQLGMERNVPVWEVKYIDDQNRYTYDLVQFTDGEIRKHIAIRK, from the coding sequence ATGGGGAGAAAAATAGCGATTGCATCCATTTCTGCAGGAATTCTGCTGCTTATTGCCGCGGCTGTTTTTATGAATGTCTACAACACGGCTATGGCTCAGAAGAAGGATGGCCATGCAGAAGCCATTCAGAGAGCCGAACAAGAAACGGAGCTGAAAAAGGCAGAGAGTGCTGAAACTTTTAACGGCCTGGAACAATACATCGTCATTACAGGATCTGATGAGAGCGGAAAGCCCGTTTATGTATTTGTTCCTTCAGACAAAAAGAAAAAGCCTGTACTGAAGCTTGTGTCAGACGGCATTTCAGAAAAGGAAGCACTTGAAGCTGTCAGATCGGAACAAAATCCGCAAAAGCTGATTAGCGTGCAGCTTGGCATGGAGCGAAACGTTCCTGTCTGGGAAGTAAAGTATATTGATGATCAGAACAGGTATACATATGATCTTGTGCAATTTACAGACGGAGAAATCAGAAAGCATATTGCCATCAGGAAATAG
- a CDS encoding pyridoxal phosphate-dependent aminotransferase, which yields MKLADRVSALTPSTTLAITAKAKELKAAGHDVIGLGAGEPDFNTPQHIMDAAVNAMNAGQTKYTPAGGLAELKKEIISKFERDQGIAYKPGEVIVCSGAKHALYTLFQVLLNEGDEVIIPAPYWVSYPEQVKLADGVPVYVEASEENQFKLTPEQLREAITEKTKAVIINSPSNPTGMLYTKEELEAIGQICLEHDVLIVSDEIYEKLIYGTHKHVSIAELSEELKNQTIIINGVSKSHSMTGWRIGYAAGNEQIIKAMTNLASHSTSNPTSIAQYASIAAYAGSQEPVEEMRKAFEERLNIIYDKLVAIPGISCLKPQGAFYLFPNARQAAEMTGFASVDEFVEALLEKEKVAIVPGSGFGSPENVRLSYATSLDIIEAALERIERFVKENSSN from the coding sequence ATGAAACTAGCTGACAGAGTATCTGCATTAACACCATCAACCACTTTGGCCATTACTGCAAAAGCAAAAGAACTTAAAGCTGCAGGACATGACGTGATTGGCCTCGGTGCAGGCGAGCCTGATTTTAATACGCCGCAGCACATAATGGACGCTGCCGTAAACGCAATGAATGCCGGCCAGACAAAGTATACACCTGCAGGCGGCCTGGCCGAGCTGAAAAAAGAAATCATCAGCAAGTTTGAACGTGACCAGGGAATTGCCTATAAACCGGGAGAAGTGATTGTGTGCAGCGGCGCAAAGCATGCTCTGTACACCCTGTTTCAGGTTCTTTTAAATGAAGGTGATGAAGTCATCATCCCTGCACCATACTGGGTCAGCTACCCTGAGCAGGTTAAACTTGCCGACGGAGTGCCGGTTTATGTAGAGGCATCTGAAGAGAACCAATTTAAATTAACTCCTGAACAGCTGAGAGAAGCGATTACCGAGAAGACAAAAGCTGTCATCATTAACTCTCCGAGCAATCCGACGGGGATGCTCTATACGAAGGAAGAACTGGAAGCGATTGGACAAATTTGCCTGGAGCATGATGTTCTGATTGTTTCCGATGAGATTTATGAAAAACTCATTTATGGAACTCATAAGCATGTTTCCATCGCTGAATTGTCAGAAGAGCTGAAAAATCAGACAATCATCATCAACGGTGTTTCCAAATCGCATTCGATGACAGGATGGAGAATCGGGTATGCAGCAGGCAATGAACAGATCATCAAAGCGATGACGAATCTTGCGAGCCACAGCACTTCTAACCCGACTTCCATTGCTCAATATGCCTCGATTGCTGCATACGCGGGATCACAGGAGCCTGTTGAGGAAATGCGGAAGGCGTTTGAAGAGAGGCTTAACATTATCTATGATAAACTCGTTGCCATCCCGGGTATTTCATGCCTGAAGCCTCAAGGTGCTTTCTATTTATTCCCGAATGCAAGGCAGGCAGCTGAAATGACAGGCTTTGCATCAGTGGATGAATTTGTAGAAGCGTTGCTTGAAAAAGAAAAAGTTGCCATTGTTCCAGGGTCAGGTTTCGGATCTCCGGAAAATGTGAGACTTTCTTATGCGACGTCTCTTGACATCATTGAAGCGGCACTTGAGAGAATCGAACGGTTTGTAAAAGAAAACAGTTCAAACTAA
- the panC gene encoding pantoate--beta-alanine ligase — protein sequence MKTVTTIKELKQIIKNHKKENRTIGFVPTMGYLHEGHLSLMKKAREDNDLLVVSIFVNPLQFGENEDFDSYPRDMERDSNLTKGEGADYLFAPSAAEMYPDEPSVAMKVVKRTNVLCGKSRPGHFDGVAEILTRLFHLVQPDRAYFGMKDAQQVAVISGLIEDFHFPVELVQVQTVREPDGLAKSSRNVNLLGEEREQAPELYKALNEGAGLLALGHSPEHAADLVKKRIEERTAGEIDYVEVYSYPELQPLQEAKGTIILAAAVKFSKARLIDNITLQL from the coding sequence ATGAAAACTGTCACAACCATAAAAGAACTAAAGCAGATTATAAAAAATCATAAAAAAGAAAACCGGACCATTGGCTTCGTTCCAACGATGGGCTATCTTCACGAGGGCCACTTAAGCCTGATGAAAAAAGCACGGGAAGACAATGATCTGCTTGTCGTCAGCATTTTTGTCAATCCACTGCAGTTTGGAGAAAATGAGGATTTTGATTCGTATCCCCGGGATATGGAACGGGATTCTAATCTGACAAAAGGTGAGGGTGCAGACTATTTGTTTGCCCCCTCTGCAGCAGAAATGTATCCTGATGAACCATCTGTCGCAATGAAGGTCGTTAAGCGCACGAATGTCCTCTGCGGGAAATCAAGACCAGGTCATTTTGACGGTGTGGCTGAAATCCTGACCAGACTGTTTCATCTTGTTCAGCCGGACAGGGCATATTTTGGAATGAAGGATGCTCAGCAGGTTGCGGTGATCAGCGGACTGATTGAAGATTTTCATTTTCCTGTTGAGCTTGTTCAGGTTCAAACGGTCAGAGAACCGGACGGACTAGCCAAAAGTTCCCGCAATGTTAATTTGCTTGGAGAAGAAAGAGAACAGGCGCCTGAACTGTATAAAGCCTTGAACGAAGGTGCCGGGCTGCTTGCTTTAGGCCATTCTCCGGAACATGCGGCTGATTTGGTGAAAAAGAGGATTGAAGAAAGAACAGCCGGCGAGATTGACTATGTCGAGGTTTATTCCTATCCGGAACTGCAGCCTTTGCAGGAAGCAAAAGGAACCATCATTCTTGCAGCAGCTGTCAAATTCAGCAAGGCAAGATTGATCGATAATATTACGTTACAGCTATAG
- the asnS gene encoding asparagine--tRNA ligase — MKTTIKEVSKFVDKEVTIGAWIANKRSSGKIAFLQLRDGTGFIQGVVVKAEVDEAVFQTAKSITQESSIFVTGVVRVDERSPFGYELGVTGIEVIHESVNYPITPKEHGTEFLMDHRHLWLRSKRQHAVMKIRNEIIRATYEFFNKEGFTKVDPPILTGSAPEGTSELFATKYFDEDAYLSQSGQLYMEAAAMALGKVFSFGPTFRAEKSKTRRHLIEFWMIEPEMAFYDFEDNLVVQENYVSYVVQSVLENCSLELTVLGRDTEKLQQIKAPFPRISYDDAIKFLNEKGFDDIKWGDDFGAPHETAIAESFDKPVFITHYPTGIKPFYMQPAPDRDDVVLCADLIAPEGYGEIIGGSQRIHDHELLKQRIEEHDLSPEAYQWYLQLREFGSVPHSGFGLGLERTVAWISGVEHVRETIPFPRLLNRLYP, encoded by the coding sequence GTGAAAACAACGATTAAAGAAGTAAGCAAATTTGTAGATAAAGAAGTAACAATCGGCGCATGGATCGCCAATAAGCGTTCTAGCGGCAAAATCGCTTTTCTGCAGCTGCGTGACGGAACTGGTTTCATTCAGGGCGTTGTCGTAAAGGCAGAAGTGGACGAGGCTGTGTTCCAGACAGCCAAATCAATTACACAGGAATCATCTATCTTTGTAACCGGAGTTGTGCGGGTGGACGAGCGCTCACCGTTCGGTTATGAGCTTGGGGTAACAGGCATTGAAGTCATTCATGAATCTGTTAATTATCCGATCACACCTAAAGAACACGGCACTGAGTTCCTGATGGACCACCGTCATTTATGGCTGAGATCAAAACGCCAGCATGCTGTGATGAAAATCAGAAACGAAATTATCCGTGCAACTTATGAATTTTTCAACAAAGAAGGATTTACAAAAGTAGATCCTCCAATCCTTACAGGAAGCGCGCCCGAGGGTACATCAGAGCTGTTTGCAACAAAATACTTTGATGAAGATGCCTACCTTTCACAAAGCGGCCAGCTGTATATGGAAGCAGCTGCAATGGCTCTTGGAAAAGTGTTCTCTTTCGGCCCGACATTCCGTGCAGAAAAATCAAAAACAAGACGCCACCTGATTGAATTCTGGATGATTGAGCCTGAGATGGCATTCTATGATTTTGAAGACAACCTTGTGGTTCAGGAAAACTACGTGTCATACGTTGTTCAGAGTGTCCTTGAAAACTGCAGTCTTGAACTGACGGTTCTTGGGCGCGATACTGAAAAGCTTCAGCAAATTAAAGCACCGTTCCCGCGCATTTCATACGATGATGCGATCAAATTCCTGAACGAAAAAGGCTTTGACGATATCAAGTGGGGTGATGATTTCGGCGCGCCGCATGAGACTGCCATTGCTGAAAGCTTTGATAAGCCGGTATTTATTACACATTACCCGACAGGCATTAAACCGTTCTACATGCAGCCTGCTCCGGACCGCGACGACGTTGTCCTTTGTGCAGACCTGATTGCACCTGAAGGATACGGTGAAATCATCGGAGGATCACAGCGTATTCATGATCATGAGCTGCTGAAACAGCGTATTGAAGAACATGATCTTTCACCAGAAGCGTATCAGTGGTACCTGCAGCTCCGTGAATTCGGATCAGTGCCGCATTCAGGCTTCGGGCTTGGGCTTGAGCGAACAGTAGCATGGATCAGCGGCGTTGAGCATGTACGTGAAACCATTCCGTTCCCTCGTCTGTTAAACAGACTTTACCCTTAA